In the Ipomoea triloba cultivar NCNSP0323 chromosome 6, ASM357664v1 genome, one interval contains:
- the LOC116022753 gene encoding protein SHOOT GRAVITROPISM 6 isoform X3, giving the protein MACWQYSVDFSLSTILDTDVVSFLNSAFELLLRVWATSRDLKVRLSAVEALGQMVGLITRTQLKAALPRLVPTILELYKREQDAAFVATCSLHSLLNASLLSDSGPPLLDFEDLTVVLSTLLIVCSNNDKKEHSDFPVGLKTYNEVQHCFLTVGSVYPEDLFVFLLNKCRLKEEPFTFGSLCVLKHLLPRLAESWHNKRPILIESVKLLIDERNLGVRKALAELIVVMASHCYLVGSSGELFIEYLVRHCAMPDLENVEHQSFKESSRFSGNYYPFVYRKLEFKAGAVSPTELRGICEKGLLLITVTVPEMEHVLWPSLLKMIIPRVYTGAVATVCRCISELCRRRSSESNAMLSECKARTDIPNPEELFARLVVLLHNPLAREHLVTQILSVLWYLAPLFPKNINSFWQDEIPKMKAYVSDTEDLKQDPLYQESWDDMIISFLAESLDVIQNVDWVLLLGNTFARQYELYKSDNEHSALLHRCLGVLLQKVHDRAYVRAKIDLMYRQANIAVPTNRLGLAKAMGLVAASHLDTVLDKLKGILDNVGQSILQRVLSFFSDRAKMEESDDTHAALALMYGYAAKYAPPTVIEARIDALVGTNMLSRLLHVRHPRAKQAVITAIDLLGQAVIGASESGISFPLKRRDLLLDYILTLMGRDEEEGFSDSNIELLHTQSLALSACTTLVSVEPKLTTETRNLIMKATIGFFGLPNDPSDVINPLIDNLITLLCTILVTSGEDGRSRAEQLLHILRNIDPFVSSSLEYQRKRGCLAAHELLIKFRAICVNGYCALGCQGSCSHSKQIDHAANRNLSNLPSAFFLPSRDALSLGERIMVYLPRCIDTNYEVRKVSVQILNLFFSISFSLPKPINSSLGIDIELSYIALSSLEDVVAILRSDASIDPSEVFNRVVSSVCTLLNKDELVAALHGCSGAICDKIKQSAEGAIQAVVEFVTNRGNELNENEVSRTSQSLLTAVVHVTEKYLRQEALGAICSLAENTTSKVVFTEVLAAAGRDMVTKDIHRLRGGWPIQDAFHAFSQHLVLSHSFLEHVISVINQSPALKGGGSGKGESSRNSVDGSIEDDVSRAAVVALTAFFRGGGKFGRKTVEQSYASVLATLTLHLGTCHGLASSGDQEPLRALLNAFQAFCECVGDLEMGKILARGGEQNENEKWINLIGELAGSISIKRPKEVPTICLFLSKSLDRPLRVQREAAAAALSEFLRYSDGFGPLLEQMVEALCWHVSDDSPTVRRLCLRGLVQMPSIHVLQYTTQILGVILALLDDSDESVQLTAVSCLLMVLESSSTDAVEPVLLNLSIRLRNLQVCLNAKIRANAFAAFGALSSYGAGSILDSFREQIHAAFPRMVLHLHDDDLGVRQACRNTLKCIAPLIEIDAIPALLNTHRFSSDHRSDYEDFLRDLARQLTQNLGPRVDTYLSAIIQAFDAPWPVIQANAVYLCSSMLSLSDNKNISALYYSQVFGVLVGKASHSTDAIVRATCSAALGLLLKSPNSSSWRDARLNK; this is encoded by the exons ATG GCCTGCTGGCAGTATAGCGTGGATTTCTCACTGTCTACAATCCTTGATACCGATGTCGT ATCTTTTCTTAACTCTGCCTTTGAGCTCCTACTAAGAGTCTGGGCAACGTCACGGGATCTTAAG GTTCGCTTGTCTGCTGTGGAAGCTTTAGGTCAGATGGTTGGTCTTATTACAAGAACACAGTTAAAAGCGGCTTTACCGAGACTTGTTCCAACTATATTGGAACT GTATAAGAGAGAACAAGATGCTGCATTCGTCGCCACCTGTAGTCTTCACAGTTTGTTAAATGCCTCGTTACTCTCTGATAGTGGGCCTCCCTTGCTTGATTTTGAG GACCTCACTGTTGTTTTGTCAACTCTGCTAATAGTTTGCAGCAATAATGACAAAAAGGAACATTCAGATTTTCCAGTGGGCCTGAAG ACTTATAATGAAGTTCAGCATTGCTTTCTAACAGTTGGTTCGGTGTACCCTGAGGATTTGTTTGTGTTCCTTCTCAAT AAATGCAGGCTGAAAGAAGAACCATTCACTTTTGGTTCCCTTTGTGTTTTAAAGCATCTATTgcccag ATTGGCCGAGTCTTGGCATAATAAACGGCCTATCTTAATTGAATCAGTGAAGCTGTTAATAGATGAACGCAATTTAGGGGTTCGTAAAGCTCTTGCAGAG TTGATTGTTGTTATGGCTTCCCACTGTTACTTGGTTGGTTCCTCTGGAGAGTTGTTCATTGAATATCTTGTACGCCATTGTGCAATGCCAGATCTGGAGAATGTTGAACATCAAAGTTTTAAGGAGTCATCTAGGTTTTCTGGCAATTATTACCCTTTTGTATATAGAAAATTGGAG TTCAAGGCTGGAGCTGTCTCTCCAACAGAACTAAGGGGTATCTGTGAAAAGGGTCTTCTTCTAATAACTGTTACTGTTCCTGAAATGGAG CATGTTCTCTGGCCATCTCTATTGAAAATGATTATACCGCGAGTTTACACTGGTGCAGTGGCAACA GTCTGCCGATGCATCTCAGAGTTGTGCAGGCGCAGATCCTCTGAAAGTAACGCGATGCTTTCCGAGTGTAAGGCTCGCACTGATATTCCAAACCCTGAG GAACTTTTTGCTCGCTTAGTGGTACTTCTGCATAATCCTCTGGCAAGAGAGCACTTGGTAACTCAAATCTTGAGT GTCCTGTGGTACCTAGCACCTCTCTTTCCCAAGAACATTAACTCTTTTTGGCAAGATGAG ATTCCAAAGATGAAAGCATATGTGAGTGACACTGAAGACCTAAAGCAGGATCCTTTATATCAAGAATCTTGGGATGACATGATTATCAGT TTTCTTGCCGAATCTCTGGATGTGATTCAGAATGTTGATTGGGTGCTATTGCTTGGAAATACATTTGCAAGGCAATATGAACTTTATAAATCTGATAATGAGCACTCTGCATTGCTTCATCG GTGCCTTGGCGTTTTGCTGCAGAAAGTTCATGATAGAGCTTATGTTCGTGCTAAAATTGATCTGATGTATAGACAAGCCAATATTGCTGTCCCCACAAATAGGCTTGGTTTAGCTAAAGCCATGGGCTTG GTTGCAGCATCACACTTGGATACAGTTTTAGATAAGCTAAAAGGCATTCTTGACAACGTTGGTCAAAGTATCTTACAAAG agttctttcttttttctcagATAGAGCTAAAATGGAAGAATCTGATGATACTCATGCTGCATTGGCATTGATGTATGGATATGCTGCTAAGTATGCTCCTCCAACCGTTATTGAAGCCAGAATAGATGCACTTGTG GGAACTAATATGCTTTCACGGCTACTTCATGTACGCCATCCCAGAGCAAAGCAGGCTGTTATCACTGCTATTGATTTACTAG GTCAGGCTGTAATCGGTGCATCTGAAAGCGGTATATCATTCCCACTAAAAAGAAGAGACCTATTACTTGACTATATATTAACTTTAATGGGCcgagatgaggaagaaggattTTCTGATTCTAACATTGAGCTCTTACACACCCAG TCCCTTGCTTTAAGCGCCTGCACTACGCTAGTTTCTGTGGAGCCAAAACTGACTACTGAAACAAGAAATCTTATTATGAAG GCCACTATTGGATTTTTTGGTCTTCCAAATGATCCTTCTGATGTTATTAATCCCCTTATAGACAATCTCATTACTCTTCTATGCACGATACTGGTCACAAG TGGAGAAGATGGCAGGAGTCGAGCAGAGCAGCTATTGCATATTCTGAGAAATATTGATCCATTTGTTTCCTCTTCTTTGGAGTACCAAAGAAAAAGAGGGTGTCTAGCAGCTCATGAGCTGCTCATCAAGTTTCGGGCAATTTGTGTTAATGGATACTGCGCACTGGGCTGTCAGGGTAGTTGCAGTCATAGCAAACAAATTGACCATGCTGCTAATCGCAATCTCTCCAATTTACCAT CTGCATTTTTTTTACCAAGTCGTGATGCTTTGTCATTGGGAGAGCGAATAATGGTGTATCTGCCTCGCTGCATAGATACAAATTATGAAGTTAGGAAAGTCTCTGTTCAG ATTCTAAATCTATTTTTCAGTATATCGTTCTCCCTGCCTAAGCCCATAAATTCTAGTCTTGGAATCGATATAGAGCTGTCTTACATTGCTTTGTCATCCCTTGAGGATGTTGTGGCTATCTTAAGAAGT GATGCTTCAATAGATCCATCAGAGGTGTTCAACCGGGTTGTTTCATCTGTTTGTACCTTGCTGAATAAGGATGAG CTTGTTGCTGCTCTACATGGTTGCTCTGGAGCTATATGTGACAAGATCAAGCAGTCTGCTGAAGGTGCTATTCAAGCAGTGGTTGAGTTTGTTACAAACAGGGGAAATGAGTTGAATGAGAATGAAGTTTCAAG GACATCGCAATCATTGCTCACTGCTGTGGTTCATGTAACAGAGAAGTATTTACGTCAGGAAGCTCTTGGAGCT ATATGTTCTTTAGCTGAAAACACAACCTCAAAAGTTGTGTTCACTGAAGTATTAGCTGCTGCAGGACGAGATATGGTGACAAAAGATATACACAGACTGCGTGGTGGTTGGCCAATACAGGATGCTTTCCAT GCATTTTCACAGCATTTGGTACTTTCACATTCATTTCTGGAGCATGTGATATCTGTCATCAATCAATCTCCTGCACTGAAAGGTGGTGGTAGTGGGAAAGGAGAGAGTTCCAGGAATTCTGTTGATGGTAGCATAGAGGATGATGTTTCACGTGCAGCAGTAGTGGCTCTCACTGCTTTCTTCAG AGGTGGTGGTAAATTTGGGAGAAAAACTGTTGAGCAAAGTTATGCCTCTGTGCTTGCAACACTTACTCTTCACTTGGGAACCTGCCATGGTTTAGCTAGCTCTGGGGATCAAGAACCACTCCG TGCCCTGTTGAATGCATTTCAAGCTTTCTGTGAATGTGTTGGTGATCTTGAGATGGGAAAG ATTTTGGCTAGGGGTGGAGAGCAAAATGAAAATGAGAAGTGGATAAATCTTATTGGGGAGCTTGCTGGAAGCATCTCTATAAAAAGACCAAAGGAG GTACCGACAATATGTTTGTTCTTAAGTAAGTCATTGGATCGACCCCTAAGAGTGCAGAGGGAAGCTGCTGCTGCAGCATTATCAGAGTTTTTGCGCTATAG TGATGGCTTTGGTCCTCTATTGGAGCAGATGGTTGAAGCATTGTGCTGGCATGTTTCAGATGACTCTCCGACAGTGAGGCGTCTCTGTCTAAGAGGACTTGTTCAG ATGCCATCTATCCATGTCCTTCAGTACACTACTCAGATTCTTGGGGTAATATTAGCTTTACTGGATGATTCAGATGAGTCGGTTCAGTTAACTGCAGTTTCATGCTTATTGATG GTTCTTGAGTCGTCCTCCACTGATGCTGTGGAACCTGTACTGCTCAACCTTTCAATTCGGCTCCGTAATCTTCAA GTTTGCTTGAATGCAAAGATTCGAGCCAATGCCTTTGCAGCATTTGGTGCACTCAGCAGCTATGGAGCAGGATCAATACTAGATTCATTTCGTGAACAG ATTCATGCTGCCTTCCCACGTATGGTTTTACATCTTCATGATGATGATCTTGGTGTCCGACAAGCATGCCGG AACACTCTAAAATGTATTGCTCCATTGATTGAAATTGATGCAATCCCTGCTCTTCTCAATACACATCGGTTTAGTTCAGACCATAG GAGTGACTATGAAGACTTCTTGAGAGACCTTGCAAGGCAACTAACTCAGAATCTTGGCCCCCGAGTAGATACTTACTTGTCAGCAATAATACAG GCATTTGATGCTCCCTGGCCAGTTATTCAAGCCAATGCGGTTTATTTGTGTAGTAGCATGCTTTCTCTTTCAGATAACAAAAACATCTCAGCCCTCTACTACAGTCAG GTATTTGGAGTATTGGTTGGCAAGGCGAGCCATTCAACAGACGCAATTGTTAGGGCGACTTGCTCTGCAGCACTAGGCCTGTTACTAAAATCGCCCAATTCAAGCTCATGGAGGGATGCTCGCTTGAACAAGTGA